The Corallococcus soli genome contains a region encoding:
- a CDS encoding zinc-binding dehydrogenase: MRATVFRGINQVGVEDVDRPKAGVGEAVVRVTLTTICGTDVHIVKGEFPVKPGLTVGHEMVGVIDELGEGVTGYRVGERVLVGAITPCGQCRGCLGGHPAQCGHGTGMEAAGGWRLGNTMNGVQAEYVRVPFAQANLAPIPDGLTDEQVLLLADIASTGFSGAESGGVRIGDAVVVFAQGPIGLCASVGARLMGASLVIGVDGDETRLAMAGKLGVDVALDFREQDVVAAVKRITGGGVDVAIEALGTQQTFESALRTLNPGGTLSSLGVYSGKLQLPYDAFAAGLGDHRIVTTLCPGGKERMRRLMEVVRTKRVDLTPLFTHRFALKDIRDAYELFSQRKDGVLKVAIHP; encoded by the coding sequence ATGCGAGCAACCGTGTTTCGGGGCATCAACCAGGTGGGCGTGGAGGACGTCGACCGGCCGAAGGCCGGCGTGGGAGAGGCCGTCGTCCGGGTGACGCTCACCACCATCTGCGGCACCGACGTGCACATCGTCAAGGGCGAGTTCCCGGTGAAGCCGGGCCTGACGGTGGGCCATGAGATGGTGGGCGTCATCGACGAGCTGGGCGAGGGCGTCACCGGCTACCGGGTGGGCGAACGCGTGCTGGTGGGCGCCATCACGCCGTGCGGCCAGTGCCGGGGGTGCCTGGGCGGTCACCCGGCCCAGTGCGGACACGGCACCGGCATGGAGGCGGCGGGCGGATGGCGCCTGGGCAACACGATGAACGGCGTGCAGGCGGAGTACGTGCGCGTGCCCTTCGCGCAGGCCAACCTGGCGCCCATCCCGGACGGGCTGACGGATGAGCAGGTGCTGCTGCTGGCGGACATCGCGTCCACCGGCTTCAGCGGCGCGGAGTCCGGCGGAGTGCGCATCGGGGACGCGGTGGTGGTCTTCGCGCAGGGCCCCATCGGGTTGTGCGCGTCCGTGGGGGCGCGGCTCATGGGCGCGTCGCTCGTCATCGGCGTGGACGGGGACGAGACGCGGCTGGCCATGGCGGGCAAGCTGGGCGTGGACGTGGCGCTCGACTTCCGCGAACAGGACGTGGTGGCGGCGGTGAAGCGCATCACTGGCGGCGGGGTGGACGTGGCCATCGAGGCACTGGGCACGCAGCAGACCTTCGAGAGCGCGCTGCGCACGTTGAACCCCGGCGGCACGCTGTCCAGCCTGGGCGTGTACTCCGGCAAGCTGCAGCTGCCCTACGACGCGTTCGCCGCGGGGCTGGGCGACCACCGCATCGTCACCACGCTCTGCCCGGGCGGAAAGGAGCGCATGCGGCGGCTCATGGAGGTGGTGCGCACGAAGCGCGTGGACCTCACGCCGCTGTTCACGCACCGCTTCGCGCTCAAGGACATCCGCGACGCCTACGAGCTCTTCAGCCAGCGCAAGGATGGCGTGCTCAAGGTCGCCATCCACCCCTGA
- the rraA gene encoding ribonuclease E activity regulator RraA produces MNDPTAPKTADLCDAHAGTAHFQVAEPGFLDYGGRRDFQGPISTVRAPEDNSLVRKALEEPGQGRVLVVDGGGSRRCALVGDQLAELARKNGWAGVVVNGCIRDAEEVGRTAIGVKALGTHPLKSGKRGEGQRDVEVRFAGVSFIPGHHLYADADGIVTAAKALS; encoded by the coding sequence ATGAATGACCCCACCGCTCCCAAGACGGCCGACCTCTGTGACGCCCACGCCGGCACCGCGCACTTCCAGGTCGCCGAGCCGGGCTTCCTGGACTACGGCGGCCGCCGTGACTTCCAGGGTCCCATCAGCACCGTGCGGGCCCCGGAAGACAACTCACTCGTGCGCAAGGCCTTGGAGGAGCCCGGCCAGGGCCGCGTGCTGGTGGTGGATGGCGGGGGCAGCCGCCGGTGCGCACTGGTGGGGGATCAGCTCGCCGAACTCGCGCGGAAGAACGGCTGGGCGGGCGTCGTGGTGAACGGCTGCATCCGCGACGCGGAGGAGGTGGGCCGCACCGCCATCGGCGTGAAGGCGCTGGGCACCCATCCGCTGAAGAGCGGCAAGCGCGGCGAGGGCCAGCGCGACGTGGAGGTGCGCTTCGCCGGGGTGAGCTTCATCCCGGGCCATCACCTCTACGCGGACGCGGACGGCATCGTCACCGCCGCGAAGGCGCTGTCCTGA
- a CDS encoding ankyrin repeat domain-containing protein gives MNPPTDPKNPPTPPGADADDAALMELARGAFTLARAGDAQQLGGLLDAGLPVGLRNERGDSLLMLASYHGHAEATRVLLERGADPELTNDAGQTPLAGAAFKGNTAIAALLLDRGARVDGAGRDGRTALMFAAMFDKLEMLELLLQRGAKQDQRDADGRTALDYARSMGAARTTARLES, from the coding sequence ATGAATCCGCCCACCGACCCGAAGAATCCCCCCACCCCTCCTGGCGCGGACGCTGACGACGCCGCCCTGATGGAGCTGGCGCGGGGCGCTTTCACGCTCGCGCGCGCGGGGGATGCCCAGCAGCTGGGCGGGCTGCTCGACGCCGGGCTCCCGGTGGGCCTGCGCAACGAGCGGGGGGACTCGCTGTTGATGCTGGCCAGCTACCACGGCCACGCGGAGGCCACCCGCGTGCTCCTGGAGCGTGGCGCGGATCCGGAGCTGACCAACGACGCCGGACAGACGCCGCTCGCGGGGGCCGCCTTCAAGGGCAACACCGCCATCGCCGCGCTGCTGCTGGACCGGGGCGCGCGCGTGGACGGCGCGGGCAGGGATGGGCGCACGGCGCTGATGTTCGCGGCCATGTTCGACAAGCTGGAGATGCTGGAGCTGCTGCTCCAGCGCGGCGCGAAGCAGGACCAGCGGGACGCGGACGGGCGCACGGCCCTGGACTACGCCCGGTCCATGGGCGCCGCGCGCACGACCGCCCGACTGGAGTCCTGA
- a CDS encoding LysR substrate-binding domain-containing protein produces MASLNDITLRQLEYLVAVADTLGFRRAAERCHVSQPALSAQIQQLEAVLGVKLFERNARRVMPTPAGTALVARARRVLTEAEHLLKAAEGMGDPFAGPLHLGAIPTVAPYVLPEVVPALVKRYPKLRLRLREEKTAVLVRDMDEGRLDAALLALDAEQGQAMEHEIIAEDPFVVAAPPGHPLERKKEVRLRDLDDEDVLLLEDGHCFRSQTLALCTRVGAREVDFRATSLTTLAQMVMASGSVTLLPQLAVSRENRQGQLVVRPFAPPVPGRTLVLAWRQGHPRAEALRAIAGTLRSVWPGSTKPAKVRTAPSRR; encoded by the coding sequence ATGGCCTCTCTCAACGACATCACCCTGCGGCAGCTCGAATACCTGGTGGCGGTGGCGGACACGCTGGGCTTCCGGCGGGCGGCCGAGCGGTGCCACGTCTCCCAGCCGGCCCTGAGCGCTCAAATCCAGCAGCTGGAGGCGGTGCTCGGCGTGAAGCTGTTCGAACGGAACGCGCGCCGGGTGATGCCCACGCCCGCGGGCACGGCGCTGGTGGCCCGGGCCCGGCGGGTGCTGACGGAGGCGGAGCATCTCCTGAAGGCGGCGGAGGGGATGGGGGACCCGTTCGCCGGCCCGCTGCACCTGGGGGCCATCCCGACGGTGGCGCCCTACGTGCTGCCGGAGGTGGTGCCGGCGCTGGTGAAGCGCTACCCGAAGCTGCGCCTGCGGCTGCGCGAGGAGAAGACGGCGGTGCTGGTGCGGGACATGGACGAGGGCAGGCTGGACGCGGCGCTGCTGGCGCTGGACGCGGAGCAGGGCCAGGCGATGGAGCACGAGATCATCGCGGAGGACCCCTTCGTCGTCGCCGCGCCGCCGGGGCACCCGCTGGAGCGCAAGAAGGAGGTGCGGCTGCGCGACCTGGACGACGAGGACGTGCTGCTGCTGGAGGACGGGCACTGCTTCCGCAGCCAGACGCTGGCGCTGTGCACGCGGGTGGGCGCGCGCGAGGTGGACTTCCGGGCCACCAGCCTGACGACGCTGGCGCAGATGGTGATGGCGTCCGGCAGCGTCACGCTCCTGCCCCAGCTCGCGGTGTCCCGGGAGAACCGGCAGGGGCAGCTCGTGGTGCGGCCCTTCGCCCCGCCGGTGCCGGGAAGGACCCTGGTGCTGGCGTGGCGCCAGGGCCACCCCAGGGCGGAGGCGCTGCGCGCCATCGCCGGGACGCTGCGCTCGGTGTGGCCGGGGAGCACGAAGCCCGCGAAGGTCAGGACAGCGCCTTCGCGGCGGTGA
- a CDS encoding catalase, with product MSSKRPTLTTEAGAPVSDNQHSQTAGPGGPVLLQDHHLLEKLARFNRERIPERVVHAVGSGAYGTFEVTSKEVSRYTRMKLFSDVGKKTEAFLRFSTVAGSKGAPDTARDPRGFAVRFYTEDGNWDLVGNNTPVFFLRDGIKFPDFIHSQKYDPYTNCQEPDNVWDFFSYSPEATHQFTWLFGDRGIPASLRHMDGFGSHTFQWVNAQGERFWVKFHFKTDQGIRTFTTPEAEVVGGKDPQHHQRDLYQAIDRGEFPSWTLKVQVMPEAEAVNYRFNPFDLTKVWPHKDYPLMEVGRLTLNRNPENFFAEVEQAALDPANFVPGIGPSPDRMLQARLFAYGDAHRYRLGINGTQLPVNSPRGVKGGARNYGRDGAMRFDGNGGRGPNYEPNSFNGPAQTEEASGLGYTVSGLTGTYVHGKHAEDNDFVQAGDLYRLMTEPQKQRLVENISGSLAQVSQEDIIVRAISHFRAADEEYGARIATAVQQLRRAR from the coding sequence ATGTCGTCCAAGCGCCCCACCCTGACCACCGAAGCGGGAGCCCCGGTCTCCGACAACCAGCACTCGCAGACGGCGGGCCCCGGCGGCCCGGTGCTGCTCCAGGACCACCACCTGCTGGAGAAGCTGGCCCGGTTCAACCGCGAGCGCATCCCGGAGCGCGTGGTGCACGCGGTGGGCTCCGGCGCCTACGGGACCTTCGAGGTGACGTCGAAGGAGGTGTCGCGCTACACGCGCATGAAGCTCTTCAGCGACGTGGGCAAGAAGACGGAGGCGTTCCTGCGCTTCTCCACCGTGGCGGGCTCCAAGGGCGCGCCGGACACGGCCCGCGACCCGCGCGGCTTCGCGGTGCGCTTCTACACGGAGGACGGCAACTGGGACCTCGTGGGCAACAACACGCCGGTGTTCTTCCTGCGCGACGGCATCAAGTTCCCGGACTTCATCCACTCGCAGAAGTACGACCCGTACACGAACTGCCAGGAGCCCGACAACGTCTGGGACTTCTTCTCCTACTCGCCAGAGGCCACGCACCAGTTCACCTGGCTCTTCGGTGACCGGGGCATCCCCGCGAGCCTGCGGCACATGGATGGTTTTGGCTCCCACACCTTCCAGTGGGTGAACGCGCAGGGCGAGCGCTTCTGGGTGAAGTTCCACTTCAAGACCGACCAGGGCATCCGTACCTTCACCACGCCGGAGGCGGAGGTCGTCGGGGGCAAGGACCCGCAGCACCACCAGCGCGACCTGTACCAGGCCATCGACCGGGGCGAGTTCCCCTCGTGGACGCTGAAGGTCCAGGTGATGCCGGAGGCGGAGGCCGTCAACTACCGCTTCAACCCGTTCGACCTCACCAAGGTGTGGCCCCACAAGGACTACCCGTTGATGGAGGTGGGCCGGCTCACGCTGAACCGCAACCCGGAGAACTTCTTCGCGGAGGTGGAGCAGGCGGCCCTGGACCCGGCGAACTTCGTGCCCGGCATCGGCCCGTCGCCGGACCGGATGCTCCAGGCGCGCCTGTTCGCCTACGGCGACGCGCACCGCTACCGGCTGGGCATCAACGGCACGCAGCTGCCGGTGAACTCGCCCCGGGGGGTGAAGGGCGGCGCGCGCAACTACGGCCGCGACGGCGCCATGCGCTTCGACGGCAACGGCGGGCGCGGCCCCAACTACGAGCCGAACAGCTTCAACGGCCCGGCGCAGACGGAGGAGGCGTCCGGCCTGGGCTACACGGTCAGCGGCCTGACGGGCACCTACGTCCACGGCAAGCACGCGGAGGACAACGACTTCGTGCAGGCCGGCGACCTGTACCGACTGATGACCGAGCCACAGAAGCAGCGACTGGTGGAGAACATCTCCGGCAGCCTCGCGCAGGTGAGTCAGGAGGACATCATCGTCCGCGCCATCTCCCACTTCCGCGCCGCGGATGAGGAGTACGGTGCCCGCATCGCCACCGCCGTGCAGCAGCTGCGCCGCGCGCGCTGA
- a CDS encoding universal stress protein: protein MTIACATLLSDASRRASETAVLLARRMGVSLCLVHVLPGNAVRTLGQPIWEATQAALLEEGRRLEELGGVTVERVLLTGEPERALAELVEKRGLQAVVAAAPRKDTPFMGLGGTLDRMAQALEVPFLVVRDGTALEAWARGERPLRVMLGVDRSRPFEVARDWVKGLARFGPLDVLGGRVFWVSEEAERLGLVHPHSYKDVSDELREALVREVSMQLEPLRMEGVTVRVRLEPGLGRIADHLVAMASDEQVDLLVVGTHHRKALARLWSVSHHARRLATMSVVSVPVAAPELGQEEELPRVRSVLATTDFLAAGDRAIAYAFALTPPGGTVHLLHVAPARATPEQLQEARRQLELRVPRAEKAGTHRVELSVLTGDDVAGVITQAAERHCVDLLCLGTHGRGGVSRVVLGSVAQQVMARSDRPTVTVRMPRA from the coding sequence ATGACCATCGCCTGCGCCACCCTGCTCTCCGACGCGTCCCGCCGCGCCTCCGAAACGGCGGTCCTCCTCGCCCGGCGGATGGGCGTCTCCCTGTGCCTGGTCCACGTGCTGCCCGGCAACGCGGTGCGGACGCTCGGGCAGCCCATCTGGGAGGCCACCCAGGCCGCGCTGCTGGAGGAGGGCCGGCGGCTGGAGGAGCTGGGCGGCGTGACCGTGGAGCGGGTGCTGCTGACAGGCGAGCCGGAGCGGGCCCTGGCGGAGCTCGTGGAGAAGCGCGGCCTCCAGGCGGTGGTGGCCGCCGCGCCGCGAAAGGACACGCCCTTCATGGGTTTGGGCGGCACCCTGGACCGGATGGCGCAGGCCCTGGAGGTGCCCTTCCTGGTGGTCCGCGATGGGACGGCGCTGGAGGCCTGGGCGCGCGGCGAGCGCCCCCTGCGGGTGATGCTGGGGGTGGACCGCTCGCGGCCGTTCGAGGTCGCGCGCGACTGGGTAAAGGGACTGGCGCGGTTCGGGCCGCTGGACGTGCTGGGCGGCCGGGTGTTCTGGGTCTCCGAGGAGGCGGAGCGCCTGGGGCTGGTGCATCCGCACAGCTACAAGGACGTGTCGGACGAGCTGCGCGAAGCCCTCGTGCGGGAGGTGTCCATGCAGTTGGAGCCGCTGCGCATGGAGGGCGTGACGGTGCGCGTGCGGCTGGAGCCGGGCCTGGGCCGCATCGCGGACCACCTGGTCGCGATGGCCTCCGATGAGCAGGTGGACCTGCTGGTGGTGGGCACGCACCATCGCAAGGCGCTCGCGCGGCTGTGGAGTGTTTCGCACCACGCGCGGCGACTGGCCACCATGTCGGTGGTGAGCGTGCCCGTGGCCGCCCCCGAGCTGGGCCAGGAGGAGGAGCTCCCCCGCGTGCGCTCGGTGCTGGCGACCACGGACTTCCTGGCGGCGGGGGACCGCGCCATCGCGTACGCCTTCGCGCTGACGCCGCCGGGGGGCACGGTGCACCTGCTGCACGTCGCACCCGCCCGCGCGACGCCGGAGCAGCTCCAGGAGGCTCGGCGCCAGTTGGAGCTGCGCGTGCCCCGCGCGGAGAAGGCGGGGACCCACCGGGTGGAGCTGTCGGTGCTGACCGGGGACGACGTGGCGGGCGTCATCACCCAGGCCGCCGAGCGCCATTGCGTAGACCTGCTCTGCCTGGGCACGCACGGCCGGGGCGGCGTGAGCCGGGTGGTGCTGGGTTCGGTGGCCCAGCAGGTGATGGCGCGCAGCGACCGGCCCACGGTGACGGTGCGCATGCCGCGCGCATGA